The DNA sequence AAGCTTAGGAGTTGGAAGCTTTGAAGTTACAAGTTTTGGAGTTGGAAGCTTAGAAGTTAAAAGCTCTGAAGTTGGAAGCTTTGAAGTTATAAGCTTAGGAGTTGGAAGCTTTGAAAGTGAAACCTTAGAAGTTGAAAGCTTAAAGATTTCAGGCTTAGAAATTGAAAGCTTAGGAGTTGGGAGCTTTGAAGTTAGAAGCTTTGAGGTTGGAAGCTTAGGAGTTGGAAGCTTTGATGTTGAAAGCTTAGGAGTTGGAAGCTTTGAAGTTACAAGTTTTGGAGTTGGAAGCTTAGAAGTTAAAAGCTCTGAAGTTGGAAGCTTTGAAGTTATAAGCTTAGGAGTTGGAAGCTTTAAAAGTTTGATGCTTTGAAGTTCGAAGCTTTGAAAGTGGAAGCTTAACCACCACTTTCTTCTAGTTCCACTATCAATTATTTAAGGTCCTTGAGACACAGGGCAAGAGTCTGACAATGTTAGCTCCACCTCGCGTTAAACATCGTTACTTAAAAGCGCTATCTCTTATCCTATTACTCAAGCACACAACTCGCTCACGTGTCGCATTAGCATGACCAGGGTGATTCACCTAACTGGACGGCCTTGAATTACTAGCAAATCGTCGCTGACACGGGAAAGTCGCTGGAGTACAATTTGTCTGCTATCGACGGGGTAATTTACTTATCGCAACCTTGCCTTTTTTCCATACAAGGCAGGTTCCCCTTCGGGGTTTTGAGTTGAGTCACGACGGAGGCAAGATCAAGGGAAGAGCGAACGACCATTTCGAATTCAGACCTCGCATCCTCCTCATTGGAATTCCCGACGCTGGCTCGACCGGGCACTCGGTGTTTATCGAAAGTGGACCCACCATTATCCTATGGTTGCTGCTCCTAGTCAATAGGAACGttcagaattatttcgaagaaCAACTTCTTTGAGCCTCTGAGCTAGGTTACGAACTAAACGGAATTGGTTGTTCTTTTTAAACCTAGCTTGGAAGAATAAATCTTTCATGCACAGACACTAAGGAAATGTTTTTGTTCGCAGGCCCTGGGTCAGGATGTTCTACTGGGGACCAAGGAGGAGGAATGGAGCAATGTGCTGTGCGTTCGAGACAAATCCTCGCTAGGTGTCGTATTGAGGGATCGTCTGATGACCGATGCAGCGCTCGGTGGTCCACGACCGATCAAGTCCGAGCACAGTTACAGCCTCCTGACGTCCAGCCCTCCGCCAAGCCCAGCGACACCTGGCGCCAACCCTCACACACCTAACTCCGGCTCATCCTCCGATACGGTCGGCGCATCCCTCTCGAATACCAGTTCCTCTATCGACCCTAGCGCCATGGATCACCATAAATCGTTGGACATTCGCAGCAGAATCGACGGTAAGGCTCGGGGAATCGATGGCTCATCCCTCGTGTCCATCGTTAAGGGGCATCTTCTATTACTGGGAACCTATAATCAGTCTCCGTTTCCTTAAATCCCACGGGTGGGGTCAGAGGAACTTATTTTTAGTCGTACAGGCGATGCTTCTATGGGAGTCTGTCAGACACCTTGGATAATGGAGTATAGTGTTACGGGATATCGTGGGACGACGATTTTACTAATTTCAGAGAAATGATACATTGCGGATAGTCTTCCCGCGTCCTTTGTCTAATTCATGCGACGAGCAGGCGTCATCGATCCGAAGACGACACCGTTTCATCGTGGCATTCCAAAAGTAGATAATTATTGGATCCGATTACCATCGTTGCCCCGATTTCTTTCATACGATTCTGTCGTACGTACTAATGTACATAAGTATTTGCTCGTGTCAAAAGAAAAGGCAACAGTCTGGAACGCTTCGCGATGCAGCCTGTGGGTTGTCCCCATGCTTAGAAAAGTATCAAAAGCTCTATCAGGAGTCCCGGTTCGACATAAGTCGATTCTAGGTTTAGCCATAACATAACGAGATAATGACCATAACATAACGAGATTAGGTTTGGCAGAGTTCAAGAGCCTTAGCGGGACATCCTAAAAACCCATCCACCCGGTAGCTGTTCGCGTACCTGGACCTTGGGACCGGTTTGGAGAGCCAAAAATCGCAAACgattcgataataaatatgcAAGACTGTGAACGTTCGCTGAAGGAAATGGTTGTCTTTGATTGCAGACATGGAAGAGGAGTGTTTCCCAGCAATTTCGATGAACACCGCCTCGGGCCGCGGTGAACTatcgtcttcgtcgtcgtcgtccctATCGCCGTCGTCTACCTCAACCGTTATCCTAAAGACACCCAACGACCTAGTACCTGAAGACGTGGAATGCGCCGAGATCAAAGGCGAGCCGCTCAGCGCGCCCAGTAGCCCCTCGGCGTCCTGCCAAACAACGATAGTCGACGACAAGAGCACGATAACCATGGTGTTCCCTCAGAGCCTTCATTTCTCTAAGAACCACCTGTCACAGACCAGCGACAGCGAGGAGGACGACGAAGAATATTATCAGGTAGCTTCCAATTAACTCCCCTTTCATCTTCTGTAGCTCCTACATAATGGGGATGGAGATGAAAAAATTAGGTAAAAAGTTTGGAGGACTGTGATTCAGACGATTCGGGATTTGTATGATCCAGTGAAAGGTTGGCTAGTGTGTCCTATGTGACGACTATCTCTGCCTCGTGTTCCTTAGGGGTTGGACCAAACCTTACTCTATCATTACTACTGCTCAGTTTCGTACAGGCTCAAGACCTCCAAGCTCTCCAATTAAGACGAGTGTCCCATCTCCACCCCCTGGTAGAGTGCTGTCATCCAAACCGCTCGTCGTCAAGAAAGAAGAGTCACTCTATCCCCGGATGTCCTAACTCCGCTGAAATCTTTATGTTCCGAAGGCTATGGAGGTGGAGGACTACGACGGAACGGTCTGCGTTAGCAAAGAGGCGAACTCGCGTACCTCGAGGCAGGGATTGCCTCCGACACCTCCCAGCAGCGCTAGCTCCGATAGCGAAGGCACTGCATCCGCTTCCTGCTCGCCAGAACGTCGAGATTCCCAGAGTTCAGCGCACCCACAGAATCTCAGGGGCCTGCTGACACCCAGGCTGTACGTCACGAACGGCGCGCACACCACCAGGCAGCCTATCCACACACCTTTGATTTCCTGCCAACCGGTAAGCACAGCGAGATAGAAGACGCGTAGATCGATTAGCCTCTGGCGTTACATGGAATCCATTTTGCAGAAAGGGTCGACGGGAAATCTCACGTTGACCGAGGAGGAGAAGAGGACTCTCATAGCCGAGGGGTATCCCGTTCCCACGAAATTGCCACTAACCAAGCAGGAGGAGAAGTCGCTGAAGAAGGTCCGCAGGAAAATTAAGAACAAGGTGAGTCTAGGGAGTCGACACGGTCCTGGTTATATCGAGGAGTGCTGGAGATGAAACTATGCGTACGTCTGGTTCTTTGTTTGTCCGTCCTAACTCCATTGGAACGTGTGAATTATTTATGTGAGACCAAACCTAACAATATCTCAGTGTGCTGACATGCTGTGAGCATCGAGTGTTATTAGATGTAAATGCCTGTATAGTCCAGTTCAGACCTAACCCCAATTGAACCTCAAGTGAACCAAGTTTGAATGCCTCATTTGGACCTCGAGCGAACCAAGTATAAATGCCTGTACAGTCCAGTCCAGTCCAGACCTAACCTCATTTGGACCTGAAGTGAAACAAGTATGAGTGCTTACTGTTGGAATCCTCACCCAAGTATGATCGAATGAGATCTACCTACCCAAATCCACGCCCAACTACATCTCAGCACCTAGAGATCGTGTGCTTAACTGCTGAGTAGAATGTGAACGTCTGCCTGAACCATCGAAGAATCTAGGAGCTAGCGTGACACTATGCCCCACGTTTCAGATATCCGCGCAAGAGTCGcgtcgaaagaaaaaggagtACATGGATGGTCTGGAGAGACGGGTCACCCTGCTGACGAACGAGAACTCCTCGTACAGGGACAGACTGACCGTCCTGGAGGACACGAATCGTGAACTGTTGAAGGAGCTGCAACGTTTGCAAGCGATGCTGCAATTGCAGGTCTCCTAGATCTTCCTTCCATGcgataaaacattttcgtaTGAATCGAAGACTTCGAGATCGTCGACTCGGAGAGGATACTTGACGAAGAATCCAGGTGTCGTCAACGCTGGGTGGTTCTGCAGTTTCGCGAGGACTGCGAGCGCCATCTCTCGACAGAGTTCGCGAACAGTGTTGCCCCGATCGTTGATCGGTTCAATCTCGTTTGGGTCCCTCAGTGCAATCCGTCTGGCAGGTGCTCGAAAGAAAGTCGTCGATACTTGGTCGAGCCtcgttgatttcttttttttttctctaagTCAGAAACGAAAGTTGGGAGGGTAGCCTGTTTCCAGGGGACTCGTGCAATTCCTTTACATTCCTGTGAAGTCTTCCTTGAGCAGGGGCGGGATCGAGTAAGTATTTTAGAGCGGGACCGCTGTGTAACGACCAATTTTACCTAAGATTAGCCGCGAATACGTTGGGCCGTGTCGTCTTCCCAGTTCCGTCGCAACGGAATCGAAGACGTGCGATGGAATTTAGCCGGGAGTGCCTTCATTCGTTGGTTTCGATGTTTCTTCCTTCAAATGGAGACCAGGGGAACACGTTTTGTCATTTTGTGTGAAATTTCCGATGCTTTTCGAAAGTACAATCTTGATCTACGGTTGGAATGAAATCGATTGGCTGCGCGAAGCCACTCCCGCTTTCTCGTGGCGCCATCTTGGCGGGAACACGCGAAGTGGCCTAGAGAGGTCAGTCGATTCGGTGGCTGCGGCAAAACCACACTTCTTTCTCAAAATCTTCGCAAATACATTTACGAGACGTTTAACTTCGAATTATGTTAGCAAAGATTTCAGTGATAAACGAGAGAGTTCACGCTGATTAATGATAAAGTATTAAACAGTGCTTTAGCGCAATTCTCGAGCCGATTGCTCGTCGAAAGCGATGGAAACTCTTTAATTTCGTCCAAAAGTCAGCGTCCTTGCGTGGATGTAAACGTAAACGTAGCGTATGAACTTCGAGGCGAGGAGgtgtgttattattattttatatagaatgaatttgaaaatcgtGCGTGTCTATTTTCACGAGAGAGGTATATCGTATCTAGTAACTTATGTGTTAGTTTAGGTGTAACTCACTTCAGACACAAGTTTGTATATTGTACTTTGAAACAGAACCGCCGGAGAGAGGTGGTTCGTTCAAGATTCTTAACGATAACGTGCAACGGCGACTACTTCGagatcttcttcttttttctttcaacgaaAGAGCGCGCCACGGAACGTAAGAACAACAGTTTTGTGAAATATAGCAGCGTGGCGTGATTCTTCGTTtcaaaataagtcgaaaatgtgtcctgaatttttttcgtacGAGGTCTTCTTCGCGAGAAAAACGAATGTGAAAAATACTTGTTCGCGCACGGGCGCTGTTTTAGCTCGCGCGACAGCCGTCGCGGCGCTTGCGTCGTGCACGCAATGGTATTagttcaaacttttaaatttgattttctcaGCAACGAGACGTCGTAGAAGAAACATTCTTTCGACAATTTCTATTGATTTTTGGATGAGGAATCGTTTTCTGCACTTTTGCGTCAGAAATGACGCCACGTTCCGTTCTATTTTcgagtttaaaaatttacgaatcgaCTCCAGCGGGCGAGTAATCGTGATCTTACCTTCTCGTGGCACGTGGGtacaaatttcatcgattaCCGTCGCAATTAATGTTAAACAGAAGCATCGAGGCATGTGGTGATCGCCAATGCTGCCATAAGTTAATCGACCAACGAAAGTGTCTTCACTGAATGTTGCTATTGGGTCGAATTTCACGATAAGAAGCGCTTTTAacaaatgcaaaattattCGAACCGATAAGCAAGTCCAAGGAAACTAGAATAAATTACGTTTTCATGTAATCGATATGGTGCACGTTAAAGTTTCGAGATCGTTTCGAATAGtgaatattttgtaagaatCACTGGGACCAGTGCGCGAATCGTATTTTTCCCGGGCAGAAAATTTCCTTTCCGGGCTTTGGTGGACGATCTCGCGGCCGGGAGCGTTGCAATTGGATTTCCGCGGCGAGTTCAATCGAGTTATCGAGTTTATCGGCGAGCGTCTCGCGCAGGATCAATAAAGGTACGAAATGGCACGATTTAACGAAGCATGGAACTTGGATCGGTTTGCGAGTCGAGGCGTGAAACAGTTTGGACGAAGCACGTGCACGGGAATTGAAACGATTTTAATCGACGACTGATTAAActggataaattaattatagtggataaattaatttatgatttgGAAAATTACTCAACAGGACGACCATGCGTCAACGAGATACGGAGGGTCGAAGCGATTCGAATCGAATGAATGAACCgccaaacaaaaaaaaaaaacaacgacgTCACGCGTGTTTTTAGTGCGAGCAAAAAAGAAAGGTGCACATACACGGTGGCATATAGGCGcagagaaaaaagagaaagagggacAAAAAAACTCTAACTCGAAGTCTGACGATTACTTCTGCCCGTCTGAGCACATACGGTCGCGGACACTACTACTTTTCCAAGGAACGTGTTCGCGAAACGTCCTTAAAGTGACGCTGCTCGAGTGCTCGGATAGTTGTAATTTAAAGGGGATATTTTCTTCTACAGGCAGATCCACGTTTGATCCTATCGGTATTGAggctgcattaccgacagtgCGGAGCATGCGAGGCGCCATGGCGCCTATACGATTAGTACATCAGTTGAATGCCTATTGGCGTTCTTCGCACGGGTTGGTGCGACTAAAGTAATTCTTAGAATTAGCGTTTAGCTATAGTGGTCTTTTTTTCAACGAAGGTGTTCGactattatttaaacgaaattttgcgTAGAATTTAAAATGATGGACAACTTTCGTACGAATTCGCCATCGCTCAGTTTTTATTCGACTTCGTCCAAACTATTTTTCGCCTAACGAAAATTCACAAGAGAAAGGCTCATACTTTTGAGGGTAAAAGAATATAGATAATCGTTCGCGGATGCCTGGCGTGAAAAAGGGGGGTCGTATTTGTGTACAAAAATGCCAATTTACGCAGTTTTACCGagaacagagagagagagagagagagtttaatatattctataaataaagcTTTATATGAATGGTTATATATATAAGATTGTTTCTATATAAACagataatatatgtatacactgAAGAAACGTTCCACATACACATACACGCTCGACACTATGAGAGAAAGTTGGATGTGTGTTCGCACACCGACGTGTGCGTTATTCGTCGCGATTGATTTCGTTCGACGCGAGTAAAAGATGATCATTCGTAATTCATTCACCGGCGTTCGCGCGTCGCATATGTATTTCGTGTATAATTTCTCCTACGGAGACTTCTGTTGGCAAAGATGGGCAAGATCACCTggataaaatttcgaataacgaatcgaataataaattatttaaagtaaaaattaaattaaactagattaaattaaattaaacggaaTAGAAggtatattttacaattaaatttaatcttatCATCGGATAAACGTCGTTTATTCGtcgttcgttattcgaataaaattttgccagTCTctgttcccttttttttttcatgtgcATTGGTATACATGTTTGTAGTTGTGCCGACGGTTCGTCCTATTATCTTGTACGTGTAAGTGTCTACGCAATTGGCAGCGTGCCGGAAGCCACGTGGTCGATATCGCACGTGGTTTGACTTCGAACGTTTGTACGACGAGGAATAAACACACGTGACTTTAATACGGTTGGacgatttatttatctctCTTATATTCAGtgattttcgttcgttttcgcgaatattagaaatttcgTTCCATCGCGGAGTCTGATGGGTCAtcctaaaatttcattgtttcaggtttgcattatttatgaaatgaCTCGATAGCCAGTGGCAGTGTTCACGGCTGAAATTGATGGGTCTTAAAGTTCAAACGAGGACTGGAAAATGAGAAGTAGTAGGGACGCCATCGAGGAGCCCCCGGTAACTCTTTAATAGGTTCCCCGCGTAATTAAAGCGTGAATCGTCTTTGTCGGCGTCTATTCTGCTCCGGAGAGACTATCGAATCGGGAGGACGGCGAaggaattttatgtaaaaagagACGGATGGGATGTAAGAACAGATAATTAGAGATAGAAGGAGCGCGGCACTGAAGAGGGAAACTgaagaggaaaataaatcgaaaatagCTCGAGTATTCgaaatatcacagcaaaataAACTAAGTAATGTTCctctaaattattcaatttttcgaagTACATTTTTCGTAGATCGAGAAATTGGACATTTTCTCTATAGCGACATTGATATCATCGTTGTTAGGTAGTGAAGTATTAGAAAACGATTGAAATAGCTTTCTCCGAGTTCATTGACGCTTCCAACGATtcctaaaatatttcactgatCGATGTCCACTTCCACTTCCTCGACACCGTCTTCCACTCTATCTCTGAGGGCGGCCAGACTGAGCGGAGCTTCCATATCAATCATATCCTTCTGCTCCTTGCGTCTTTTTTTAGATCTGTACAGGGGATTCTCGAATCTGCCGCCGGTGGGTTCTACGATCCCTGGATCGTCGTTCCCGGGCTTTTGTTCGCTGATGCCCGCCACATCGGCGATCTGAACGTTGCCCTCGGGGATGTTCTCGAAACGAGCGAAACTAAACGGTTTGCCACCCTGCGTGTTGTCCGCGCGAACTCCCTCGCGAATGGTCGCGAAAATCTCGGTGCAGCTCGAGAGGAtgctgaaaaattaaaaatttcattgacaATTTTAACAGGAGGAATCCTATTCAATTTACGataatcgataataaaataaaatgcgggatcgatatttttttgcaCGTGGAATGGAATACTATTTGACGTAAATCGCGTCACAAATTTCGCCTCTGGGTTGGCTGTCGCGAGAAATAAACCCCTCAACTTGATTGGCCAAGTCGAGCTAATTAAATGCTACGAGCCAGCGTAAGGGTCGCGGGGAAACGCGGCGACGAAGAAATTGCCAAGTGTAAAACGATAAATTGTAAATGGGACCGAGCTCGCTGAATGCTGAGGCCGTTGCCACCGGAGTTTGGCAAATTGAAACAGTTTCTGTATACCCCTTGCGCTATTTGCATCGTATAGGCTGCTTCAACGTAGGGTAGTCGCGGGGTGATactaaaaaaaggaattatatAACAGCGTAAAtcttaaatatgtacataaatagacGTTACACGTTTGTACACTTgctatgaaaaatttatttcgtggaACATTCTGTATTTTGCAGTAATCTGACATATAATGCTGAAATACTCTGTAGCTAGCAGTATTATGCTTTATTTTGCTGGAATATTAAGTATTATACTGTGTAACGGTATCAAGGATTACATTGTTGCTTGCTGAACTATAGTATCAGGCCATGTGCAATGCACTACGATCTCGAAACATTCTGTATTTTGCAGTATCGATGATCGAAAAGGTGACGTTAGAGCCTGACCTTGGCGGTGAATCCGTACGAGTCGGAGTTATAGGTGAAACGTTCCGGAAAAGTCACAATCAAGTTTTTCATAAGTCCGCCCTCACGAAGGCTTGTATTCGACCGACACGTGGGTGTCGAACGCAACGGGTGGGGACGGAAATAGAGACCAGCGAAGAGAACTCGATGgggaaaaaagtaattacacGGAATATGAAACACGAGGCGCAGTTTGCAAGTGGCTGAACGTCCTCCAAGCTTTATATTCACTAGGCCGGAAGTCGGCGAAATTAACCTTTATCGCGCGGATGTAAGGACGCGcgtaatatacagggtggggcaCTTAAGAG is a window from the Hylaeus volcanicus isolate JK05 chromosome 7, UHH_iyHylVolc1.0_haploid, whole genome shotgun sequence genome containing:
- the LOC128880386 gene encoding cyclic AMP response element-binding protein A; translation: MEFYDVGTSDLRELWESYLSETALGQDVLLGTKEEEWSNVLCVRDKSSLGVVLRDRLMTDAALGGPRPIKSEHSYSLLTSSPPPSPATPGANPHTPNSGSSSDTVGASLSNTSSSIDPSAMDHHKSLDIRSRIDDMEEECFPAISMNTASGRGELSSSSSSSLSPSSTSTVILKTPNDLVPEDVECAEIKGEPLSAPSSPSASCQTTIVDDKSTITMVFPQSLHFSKNHLSQTSDSEEDDEEYYQAMEVEDYDGTVCVSKEANSRTSRQGLPPTPPSSASSDSEGTASASCSPERRDSQSSAHPQNLRGLLTPRLYVTNGAHTTRQPIHTPLISCQPKGSTGNLTLTEEEKRTLIAEGYPVPTKLPLTKQEEKSLKKVRRKIKNKISAQESRRKKKEYMDGLERRVTLLTNENSSYRDRLTVLEDTNRELLKELQRLQAMLQLQVS